Proteins encoded by one window of Thunnus thynnus chromosome 3, fThuThy2.1, whole genome shotgun sequence:
- the chchd10 gene encoding coiled-coil-helix-coiled-coil-helix domain-containing protein 10, mitochondrial, whose protein sequence is MARGNRSRPTAPASPAPSHAPAPVHPPPAALAPAPAQSQGPGLMAQMATTAAGVAVGSAVGHVVGSALTGAFSGGSSSPEPAKPTYQEPLRPAPAQPGPCHFEVKQFLDCATNQNDLSLCEGFNEALKQCKYSHGVTSLI, encoded by the exons ATGGCTAGAGGAAACCGCAGCCGTCCCACAGCTCCAGCCAG CCCAGCTCCATCCCATGCTCCGGCCCCTGTTCACCCACCTCCAGCCGCCCTGGCCCCGGCTCCAGCTCAGTCCCAGGGACCAGGCCTCATGGCCCAGATGGCTACCACAGCTGCTGGGGTGGCAGTAGGCTCAGCTGTTGGCCACGTGGTTGGCAGTGCCCTTACAGGAGCGTTCAGTGGGGGCAGCAGCAGTCCAGAGCCAGCCAAACCTACATACCAG GAGCCCCTTCGGCCTGCTCCAGCCCAGCCAGGCCCTTGTCACTTTGAGGTCAAACAGTTCCTGGACTGTGCCACCAACCAGAATGACCTGAGTTTATGTGAGGGCTTCAATGAGGCACTCAAACAGTGCAAGTACTCCCATG gtgtgacatcactgatatGA